One genomic region from Metallosphaera tengchongensis encodes:
- the cas1 gene encoding CRISPR-associated endonuclease Cas1: MGEQGDGKKLAFVKDYGAYLRVNKGMIVCEVKGRQIWSVSPAELSSIVVIATSSISSEVVKLAYEYGVDLVFFDRYEPIAKLIPGKYGGSMKLWMKQVLATRRKYEYAREFVYAKLHNQYMTLRYYERKYGYELSSRELDELSRSVLNLTDVREIMGREAEGAKAYWRGVVRLLPKSLGFRGRKRTAQGQDPFNVALNIGYAMLRKVVYSAVVSVGLNPYVGFLHSPRGGKTSLVFDLMEEFRSPEVDRKLIGMAREKEEDVKDKKRVYSLGIEEDLVYTQARRLANSILRGEEYRPYLSK; this comes from the coding sequence ATGGGGGAGCAGGGCGATGGGAAGAAACTGGCCTTTGTCAAAGACTACGGTGCTTACCTCAGGGTTAACAAGGGCATGATAGTGTGTGAAGTTAAGGGGCGCCAGATATGGTCCGTCTCGCCAGCTGAGCTGTCTTCCATAGTCGTCATAGCCACGTCCTCCATCTCATCGGAGGTGGTCAAGTTGGCCTACGAGTACGGGGTGGACTTAGTCTTCTTTGATAGGTACGAACCCATAGCTAAGCTGATCCCAGGTAAGTACGGTGGGTCCATGAAGCTCTGGATGAAGCAGGTCTTGGCGACCAGGAGGAAGTACGAGTACGCTAGGGAGTTCGTCTACGCTAAGCTCCACAACCAGTACATGACCTTGAGGTACTACGAGAGGAAGTACGGTTATGAACTGTCATCTAGGGAATTGGACGAGCTTTCAAGGTCGGTCCTGAACCTAACTGACGTGAGGGAGATCATGGGGAGGGAAGCTGAGGGGGCTAAGGCCTACTGGAGGGGTGTAGTGAGACTCCTCCCCAAGTCGCTCGGGTTCAGGGGCAGGAAGAGGACGGCCCAAGGACAGGACCCCTTCAACGTAGCCCTGAACATCGGGTACGCCATGCTCAGAAAGGTCGTCTATTCAGCTGTGGTGTCGGTTGGGCTAAACCCTTACGTAGGCTTCCTCCACAGCCCCAGGGGAGGTAAGACCTCCCTCGTCTTTGACCTGATGGAGGAGTTCAGGTCACCTGAGGTGGACAGGAAGCTGATAGGTATGGCGAGGGAGAAGGAGGAGGACGTAAAGGACAAGAAGCGTGTCTACTCCTTAGGGATTGAGGAAGACCTGGTATACACGCAGGCGAGGAGGTTGGCGAACTCCATACTGAGGGGGGAGGAGTACAGGCCCTACCTTAGCAAGTGA
- the cas2 gene encoding CRISPR-associated endonuclease Cas2, translating to MLYLVFYDITSDGLREKVADFLKRKGLSRVQFSVFLGNLNSSRVRDVESGLRMYYRERKEGERFNVLIVPVTEVQFKQRVVIGEVREESANVLW from the coding sequence TTGCTCTACCTAGTCTTCTACGACATAACCAGCGACGGCCTCAGGGAGAAGGTAGCGGACTTCCTCAAGAGGAAGGGGCTGAGCAGGGTGCAGTTCAGCGTTTTCCTGGGTAACCTGAACTCCAGCAGGGTGAGGGACGTGGAGTCAGGGCTGAGGATGTACTACAGGGAAAGGAAGGAGGGGGAGAGGTTCAACGTCTTGATAGTCCCGGTCACGGAGGTACAGTTCAAGCAGAGGGTGGTCATTGGTGAGGTCAGGGAGGAGAGCGCGAACGTCCTGTGGTGA
- the cas6 gene encoding CRISPR-associated endoribonuclease Cas6 → MIFKIDFKVTSDHDVFLPPFPSKLSRLVLTRLYPSYSKLQEAGTPYKPLRVTTIKDSRGSPLYAVGGRKVIMKKGEGYSFSFTFLDPKVFEEIVSNPDAEVQEWDTRFHVSMKDAQVVEDFKGIGDTRLFKVEFLTPTSLQPIRPNFKRKDNRYVLFPYVPLLMHSLMKHWNQNMEEKVHSVAGVKALYYMREVDYWLRPVTTFYDGRPVRGFVGWTVFELRSRRYTRLTRAAKTLLEYANYFGVGKSRAIGFGEVRVSVMSDG, encoded by the coding sequence ATGATCTTCAAAATAGACTTTAAGGTCACCTCCGACCACGACGTGTTCCTCCCTCCCTTCCCCTCAAAGCTCAGCAGGCTAGTGCTCACGAGACTTTACCCGTCCTACTCCAAGTTGCAGGAGGCTGGAACCCCTTACAAGCCCCTCCGAGTGACCACCATAAAGGACAGTAGGGGGAGCCCGCTCTACGCGGTAGGGGGCAGGAAGGTGATCATGAAGAAGGGTGAGGGCTACTCCTTTAGCTTCACCTTCCTGGATCCTAAGGTGTTTGAGGAGATAGTCAGCAACCCTGACGCCGAGGTGCAGGAGTGGGACACGAGGTTCCACGTCTCGATGAAGGACGCGCAGGTGGTGGAGGACTTCAAGGGAATCGGGGACACCAGGCTGTTCAAGGTGGAGTTCCTCACCCCCACAAGCCTCCAGCCCATAAGGCCGAACTTCAAGAGGAAGGACAATAGGTACGTCCTTTTCCCCTACGTCCCCCTCCTCATGCACTCGCTGATGAAGCACTGGAACCAGAACATGGAGGAGAAGGTCCACAGCGTTGCCGGGGTCAAGGCGCTCTACTACATGAGGGAGGTCGACTACTGGCTGAGGCCCGTGACCACTTTCTACGACGGGAGGCCAGTCAGGGGGTTCGTCGGGTGGACGGTGTTCGAGCTCAGGTCGAGGAGGTACACTAGGCTGACTAGGGCAGCGAAGACGCTCTTGGAGTACGCCAACTACTTCGGGGTCGGGAAGAGCAGGGCTATTGGGTTCGGAGAGGTCAGGGTGAGCGTGATGAGCGACGGGTAG
- a CDS encoding antitoxin VapB family protein, which produces MPKVITISDEAYEKLVKLKEGRSFSETIIELVQFYNANKRGRKEVLDQMFGVLTEEEAKDMEEEVSKFRKDFRARE; this is translated from the coding sequence ATGCCCAAAGTAATAACGATTTCCGATGAGGCGTACGAGAAGTTAGTTAAGTTAAAGGAGGGAAGGTCTTTCAGTGAGACCATAATTGAGCTGGTCCAGTTTTATAACGCAAATAAGAGGGGTAGGAAGGAGGTCTTAGACCAGATGTTCGGGGTACTCACTGAGGAGGAGGCTAAGGACATGGAAGAGGAGGTCAGTAAGTTTAGGAAAGACTTTAGGGCGAGAGAATGA
- a CDS encoding type II toxin-antitoxin system VapC family toxin, which translates to MTVLDSNVIIRVMKGDKSTLEAVKSLSDVVGTTVFNVYEILRSKYSSKVSQYFEEIVIYPFTIKEAVIASHIYRELSSRGKVKGEVDILISSIVKANNETLITYDRDFYDISKVSKINVEILD; encoded by the coding sequence ATGACAGTGCTTGACTCCAACGTGATAATAAGGGTCATGAAGGGAGATAAAAGTACGTTAGAGGCTGTAAAGAGTTTGAGCGATGTTGTCGGTACAACGGTGTTTAACGTCTATGAGATCTTAAGGTCGAAGTACAGCAGTAAGGTCTCACAGTACTTTGAGGAAATTGTGATATACCCATTTACGATCAAGGAAGCAGTCATAGCGTCGCATATCTATAGGGAACTATCGTCGAGAGGCAAGGTCAAGGGGGAGGTGGATATCCTGATATCTTCTATAGTTAAGGCTAACAATGAGACGTTGATAACTTACGACAGGGATTTTTATGACATCAGCAAGGTCTCGAAAATAAATGTAGAAATATTAGACTAA
- a CDS encoding TM1812 family CRISPR-associated protein translates to MKVAIAPWGDPSPWKKSTYYLEEGGDSQGNRRKTESITSLKLLQEGVDKIYILVQDSALFTSKKEKEKGGINERAKECGNEVRAYNDLKDHEVIWPRTKFKDYPDLVERTKMYVECIARREGIGNAEAIVLPSNIAARFDGVPGLAYTEFKSDAKNYFIYSVGLLGLYEKLKGEVEKIEEVVVDTTHGINYFSTLSSNLGRDFASLVNVLGKGQVKVRYYSSVPMSSKEYTLTEVNKEVSPKLRAIDPQNLSGRGNSHVYYSLVYNSPLALIYSLEEYQDYKVGLDSVYSSVSLEGEGGLKVDYRLRDQVLNKADTTYLNILAKGLKEKLCKEKCGDWVEFNLLSTLSEEVYKSVSEASVQLIQHELYVLKKSVEKYCKDNNDITEVPYHKLYISDQEKAGDEGETGGKANGNIKRNAIAHAGLLKEFVKVKTEEGCKKILLSYDDWKKLKSAVYSR, encoded by the coding sequence ATGAAGGTCGCTATAGCCCCGTGGGGTGACCCCTCACCTTGGAAAAAGTCGACATATTACCTCGAGGAGGGGGGAGACAGCCAGGGAAACAGGAGGAAGACGGAGAGCATCACTTCCTTAAAGCTACTCCAGGAGGGCGTGGATAAGATATATATCTTGGTCCAGGACTCTGCCCTCTTCACTAGCAAGAAGGAAAAGGAGAAGGGAGGCATAAACGAAAGAGCGAAGGAGTGTGGTAATGAGGTAAGGGCCTACAACGACCTCAAGGACCATGAGGTCATATGGCCTAGGACGAAGTTCAAGGACTACCCAGACCTGGTGGAGAGGACTAAGATGTACGTGGAGTGCATAGCACGGAGGGAGGGGATCGGGAACGCAGAGGCCATAGTCCTGCCCTCGAACATAGCTGCCAGGTTTGACGGGGTCCCCGGCCTGGCGTACACTGAGTTCAAGAGCGACGCAAAGAACTACTTCATATACTCGGTAGGCCTCCTGGGCCTCTACGAGAAGCTCAAAGGAGAGGTCGAGAAAATAGAAGAGGTAGTCGTAGATACCACCCACGGTATAAACTACTTCTCGACCCTTTCCAGTAACCTGGGGAGGGACTTCGCCTCTCTCGTGAACGTCTTGGGGAAGGGGCAAGTCAAGGTAAGGTACTACAGCAGCGTGCCTATGAGCTCAAAAGAGTATACACTGACGGAGGTCAACAAGGAGGTAAGCCCAAAGCTAAGGGCTATTGACCCACAGAATCTCTCCGGACGGGGCAATAGCCACGTTTACTACTCCTTAGTCTACAACTCGCCTCTCGCCTTAATTTACTCCCTCGAGGAGTACCAGGACTATAAGGTCGGACTGGACTCAGTCTATAGCTCAGTCTCGCTCGAGGGTGAGGGAGGGCTCAAGGTGGACTATAGGTTAAGGGACCAGGTGCTGAACAAGGCGGACACCACTTACCTTAATATCCTAGCGAAGGGGTTGAAGGAGAAGTTGTGCAAGGAGAAGTGTGGAGACTGGGTCGAGTTTAACCTCCTGTCCACCCTTAGCGAGGAGGTGTACAAGTCCGTCTCCGAGGCCTCGGTTCAGTTAATACAACATGAACTATACGTCCTCAAAAAGAGCGTCGAGAAATATTGTAAGGATAATAATGACATCACTGAGGTACCGTACCATAAACTGTACATCTCTGACCAAGAAAAAGCGGGGGATGAGGGAGAGACGGGTGGGAAGGCGAACGGTAATATCAAGAGGAACGCGATAGCCCACGCTGGACTCCTAAAGGAGTTCGTAAAGGTTAAGACGGAAGAGGGGTGCAAAAAGATACTGCTGTCCTATGACGACTGGAAGAAACTCAAGTCAGCAGTTTACTCGCGGTAG
- a CDS encoding ATP-binding protein, whose product MDSDIREEKSGKSFLVRKYIKSDIYFIVTRDLQAYYLDGSFKRLDEAFSQAIKYLNGDRVVVIDEFQRMPEKYWDGLAAAHPKGRLVLVGSSFRISGRVLDKRSPLLGLVLPLRFDIMKYSDTLSQVKDPLLSMVYRDPWTVNFVMGIHDLRDRAYQLFMVTKALIGEIFEEEERQLTNLYETVLLSLSEGEWNTSTISGVLTSRGFNVTPSTISSYLETLVNMGLVEKLPIYGERRRARWYYRISSPMISLMFYAEAKYNVSFTQEVGELPLGREIQFSVGELLAEKYNATFAYSPYEDIDVVLLKKDRPVIGYEVKIGEFSRADAERAIERIRRAGVPKAGLISLKERPNFNADEELGPEELVNYAEEVFNRSVPGHVH is encoded by the coding sequence ATGGACTCTGATATACGGGAGGAGAAAAGTGGGAAGTCCTTCCTCGTAAGGAAGTACATTAAGAGCGACATCTACTTCATAGTGACCAGGGACCTCCAAGCGTACTACTTGGATGGGAGCTTCAAGAGGCTTGACGAAGCTTTCTCCCAAGCGATAAAATACCTAAATGGTGATAGGGTAGTAGTAATTGATGAGTTTCAGAGGATGCCGGAGAAGTATTGGGACGGGCTAGCTGCCGCTCATCCTAAAGGGAGGTTAGTACTAGTCGGTTCAAGTTTTAGGATCTCTGGCAGGGTCCTCGATAAGAGGAGCCCTCTACTTGGTCTCGTTTTACCTCTTAGGTTTGATATCATGAAGTACTCCGACACTTTGAGCCAAGTCAAAGACCCCCTCCTCTCAATGGTCTATAGAGACCCTTGGACAGTGAACTTCGTAATGGGTATCCACGATCTGAGGGATAGGGCTTATCAACTCTTCATGGTCACTAAAGCGTTAATTGGGGAAATATTTGAGGAAGAGGAGAGGCAGTTGACTAACCTGTACGAGACAGTGCTTTTATCTTTATCGGAGGGGGAGTGGAACACCTCGACGATCTCGGGGGTTCTAACGAGTAGAGGTTTTAACGTTACCCCTTCCACTATCAGCAGTTATTTAGAAACGCTAGTAAACATGGGTCTAGTTGAGAAGCTCCCAATATATGGGGAGAGGAGGAGGGCTAGGTGGTACTACAGGATCTCGTCCCCAATGATCTCACTTATGTTTTACGCTGAGGCAAAGTATAACGTGTCCTTTACTCAGGAGGTAGGTGAACTGCCCCTGGGTAGAGAGATCCAGTTCTCCGTGGGAGAACTTTTGGCTGAAAAGTACAATGCGACCTTTGCATACTCCCCTTACGAGGATATTGACGTAGTGTTATTGAAGAAAGATAGACCTGTCATAGGGTATGAGGTGAAGATAGGAGAGTTCAGCAGGGCTGACGCTGAGAGAGCTATAGAGAGGATAAGGAGAGCAGGGGTTCCTAAAGCTGGATTAATAAGTTTGAAGGAGAGGCCGAACTTTAATGCTGATGAAGAGTTAGGACCTGAGGAGTTAGTCAATTACGCTGAAGAAGTATTTAACCGAAGCGTGCCAGGGCATGTCCATTGA
- a CDS encoding RAMP superfamily CRISPR-associated protein, translated as MEVRLYKLKFLTPKGFRIGGGNQDTLEPLTMGGKYVIPASSLKGVLRRTSEIVCGHSPNHEEVDPKKVYEENSKNEEITAIARAKGVLSVERQKEFAELYTQYKCQIERLYGGDFFAGAISIADVTLDGEVLERAHSSMDRKKGKVLEKHLYTEKYLNVKQFEVKVVVRGNEAQECWNKTLKFLNEVGTFLGGGKSRGIGLLALDLEESLVGEVNGLTSPPTWYKLKPYLEGKKELK; from the coding sequence TTGAAGTTCCTGACACCTAAGGGGTTCAGGATCGGTGGTGGTAACCAGGACACGTTGGAGCCATTGACCATGGGCGGAAAGTACGTGATCCCTGCGTCCAGCTTGAAGGGAGTCCTCAGGAGGACCTCGGAGATCGTGTGCGGTCACTCCCCCAACCACGAGGAGGTTGACCCTAAGAAGGTCTATGAGGAGAACTCTAAAAACGAGGAGATAACGGCCATAGCTAGGGCAAAGGGTGTCCTCAGCGTCGAGAGACAAAAGGAATTCGCAGAGCTGTACACGCAATACAAATGTCAGATTGAAAGGCTCTACGGAGGGGACTTCTTCGCTGGGGCCATAAGCATAGCTGACGTCACCTTGGACGGCGAAGTGTTGGAGAGGGCCCACTCCTCAATGGACAGGAAAAAGGGGAAAGTGTTAGAGAAACACCTCTACACCGAGAAGTACCTAAACGTGAAGCAGTTCGAGGTCAAGGTAGTGGTAAGGGGGAACGAAGCCCAGGAGTGCTGGAACAAGACGCTGAAGTTCTTGAACGAGGTGGGTACATTCCTTGGAGGTGGAAAGTCCAGGGGGATAGGCCTTTTGGCCCTTGACCTAGAGGAGAGCCTTGTGGGTGAAGTGAACGGGCTTACCAGTCCCCCGACGTGGTACAAGCTCAAGCCCTACCTGGAGGGAAAGAAGGAACTGAAGTAA